The proteins below are encoded in one region of Ferruginibacter lapsinanis:
- the clpX gene encoding ATP-dependent Clp protease ATP-binding subunit ClpX, which yields MAKQQTLHCSFCGRSRDEVKILIAGQEGHICENCVEHAQEIIGQELMIYPDAKNALGGTGKLTVKKPQEIKKFLDEYVIGQDDAKKILAVAVYNHYKRLNQKVENDVEIEKSNIIMVGETGTGKTLLAKSIARMLNVPFAIVDATVFTEAGYVGEDVESMLSRLLQACNYDVAAAERGIVFIDEIDKIGRKGDNPSITRDVSGEGVQQGLLKLLEGTEVLVPPQGGRKHPEQKLVKVNTQNILFICGGAFAGIDKLIARRVNTHSIGFNVNKDLQQYQEENILQFINAQDMKAFGLIPELLGRLPVITYLNPLDAATLRSILTEPKNALIKQFTRLFEIEGIELKFEPEVFDFMVQKALEYKLGARGLRSICESILTDAMYELPSQKVKTFDVTLEYAQRKFNTSKMSLLKVA from the coding sequence ATGGCAAAACAACAAACATTACATTGTTCTTTCTGCGGCAGAAGCCGGGATGAGGTGAAGATATTAATAGCAGGTCAGGAAGGGCATATTTGTGAAAATTGCGTAGAGCATGCCCAGGAGATCATTGGTCAGGAGTTAATGATATACCCCGATGCAAAAAATGCTTTGGGTGGTACAGGAAAACTGACTGTTAAGAAACCTCAGGAGATCAAGAAATTTTTAGATGAGTATGTGATAGGGCAAGATGATGCTAAAAAAATATTGGCAGTAGCTGTTTACAATCATTATAAAAGATTGAATCAAAAAGTAGAGAATGATGTTGAAATAGAAAAGAGTAACATCATTATGGTTGGAGAAACCGGTACAGGTAAAACATTGCTGGCAAAATCTATTGCCCGTATGTTGAATGTACCTTTTGCTATTGTAGATGCGACTGTTTTTACTGAAGCAGGTTATGTGGGGGAAGATGTGGAGAGTATGTTGAGCCGATTGTTACAGGCTTGTAATTATGATGTGGCCGCCGCCGAAAGAGGCATTGTATTTATTGATGAAATAGATAAGATCGGTCGTAAAGGAGACAATCCTTCCATCACTCGTGATGTGAGTGGCGAAGGGGTACAACAAGGATTACTTAAATTATTAGAAGGTACAGAAGTATTGGTGCCACCACAAGGAGGTCGTAAACACCCTGAACAAAAATTGGTGAAAGTTAACACACAAAATATTTTATTCATTTGCGGCGGAGCATTTGCGGGCATCGATAAATTAATTGCACGGAGAGTAAATACACACTCTATCGGTTTTAATGTAAACAAAGATCTGCAGCAATACCAGGAAGAAAATATTTTACAGTTCATCAATGCTCAGGATATGAAAGCATTTGGCCTGATACCTGAGCTATTGGGACGTTTACCGGTGATCACTTATTTGAATCCGTTAGATGCGGCAACATTACGCAGCATTTTAACCGAGCCAAAAAATGCACTGATAAAACAATTCACCCGCTTATTTGAAATTGAAGGTATCGAGTTGAAATTTGAACCGGAAGTGTTTGATTTTATGGTACAAAAAGCGCTGGAATATAAATTGGGAGCAAGAGGATTACGAAGCATCTGCGAAAGCATTTTAACTGATGCCATGTACGAGCTTCCATCACAAAAGGTTAAAACATTTGATGTTACATTGGAATATGCTCAGCGTAAATTCAATACAAGTAAAATGAGTTTGCTTAAAGTAGCATAA
- a CDS encoding ATP-binding cassette domain-containing protein, with amino-acid sequence MQHSAIHISNKDNKEVLIQQLLTGNFPVDLTLLKGELYSEISLNQFIDEEIRHDHFEVITGSKNSLQQYSDGEKKKALLSYIISKQPGYIVVDNIFDNLDANAQSTIVDTLTDLSKHTIIIQIANRKSDILSFIKNIYLLEDGKFILHEKIPTNTIVSFFLDAIPPPHHIAPIENDPLVKFNNVTIKYEDRTIVKDINWEINSGEFWQLTGPNGSGKSTLLSLITGDNPKAYGQDLILFGTKKGSGESVWDIKEKIGYLTSTMAQQFSRLDSIEKMVISGFFDSIGLYIVPTDRQLQLARQWLQLIGLYDKRQKAFLSLSLGHQRLILIVRAMVKHPPLLILDEPTAGLDDDDTALFVALVNKIAIESTTAIIYVSHRKEAGLLPKFVFELMPGKNGSTGKKGPIS; translated from the coding sequence ATGCAACATAGCGCTATTCATATTTCAAATAAGGATAATAAAGAAGTCCTGATACAACAGCTCCTAACAGGAAATTTCCCTGTTGATCTAACATTGCTAAAGGGTGAGCTTTATTCCGAGATCTCACTGAATCAATTTATTGATGAAGAAATAAGGCATGATCATTTTGAAGTGATAACCGGCAGTAAAAACAGCTTGCAACAATACTCTGATGGCGAGAAGAAGAAAGCATTGTTATCTTATATTATTTCGAAACAACCTGGTTATATCGTTGTTGATAATATTTTTGACAACCTCGATGCGAATGCACAATCGACTATTGTTGATACCCTTACTGATCTGAGTAAGCATACTATCATCATCCAAATTGCAAACAGAAAGAGTGATATCTTATCTTTTATAAAAAACATTTATCTTTTAGAAGACGGTAAATTTATCTTACACGAAAAAATTCCTACAAATACAATTGTTTCATTTTTTTTGGATGCAATTCCTCCTCCACACCACATAGCTCCTATCGAAAACGATCCTTTGGTAAAATTTAATAACGTAACGATCAAATACGAAGACAGGACAATTGTGAAGGATATTAATTGGGAAATTAATTCAGGAGAATTCTGGCAATTGACCGGACCTAACGGATCAGGAAAAAGTACTTTGCTGTCATTGATCACCGGAGACAACCCAAAAGCATATGGCCAGGATCTGATATTATTCGGAACTAAAAAAGGAAGTGGTGAAAGTGTTTGGGATATCAAAGAAAAGATCGGTTATCTGACATCAACAATGGCACAACAATTTTCGAGATTGGATTCTATTGAAAAAATGGTGATCTCTGGCTTTTTTGATTCTATTGGTTTGTACATCGTGCCAACTGACAGGCAACTTCAGTTAGCCAGACAATGGCTACAATTGATCGGGTTGTATGATAAAAGACAAAAAGCATTTTTATCGTTATCGCTTGGACATCAAAGATTAATACTGATCGTACGAGCTATGGTTAAGCATCCCCCGCTACTCATCCTGGATGAACCTACTGCAGGATTGGATGATGATGACACTGCTTTATTTGTAGCATTGGTAAATAAAATTGCTATTGAAAGCACTACAGCCATAATATATGTATCGCATAGAAAAGAAGCCGGATTACTTCCAAAATTCGTTTTTGAGCTAATGCCCGGCAAGAACGGCTCTACCGGAAAAAAAGGCCCAATTAGTTAA
- a CDS encoding zinc metalloprotease produces the protein MKKTAFASLALVMLLFSCTKVSTTENDLSATDNSIIKRKCASNDVLEEQLKADPTLRDRMNKIEEFTKRSLTRTLRFRLVNGVIEIPVVVNVLYKTTAENISLAQIQSQIDVLNEDFNNQNADRTKVPAEFSSVDATVGVRFVLASVVRKSTTKKSWGTNDAMKKSSQGGINPTDPTHNLNIWSCNLGNGILGYAQFPGGNLATDGVVILYSAFGRTGTLIPTYNKGRTATHEVGHWMNLRHIWGDASCGNDLVDDTPVAATANYGCPSYPKLTTCTGKKAEMTMNYMDYTDDACMYMFTNGQKSRMLAIFAAGGPRAVMGQ, from the coding sequence ATGAAAAAAACAGCTTTTGCATCCCTTGCATTGGTCATGCTATTATTTAGTTGCACTAAAGTTAGCACAACCGAAAATGACTTGTCTGCTACCGACAATTCAATTATAAAAAGAAAATGTGCATCTAACGATGTATTGGAAGAACAATTGAAAGCCGACCCCACCCTCAGAGACAGAATGAATAAAATTGAAGAATTTACCAAAAGGTCACTCACCAGAACCCTGAGATTTAGGTTGGTAAATGGTGTTATAGAGATCCCTGTGGTAGTAAACGTTTTGTATAAAACTACCGCTGAAAATATTTCACTGGCTCAAATTCAATCTCAAATTGATGTGTTGAATGAAGATTTTAACAATCAGAATGCAGATAGAACAAAAGTTCCTGCAGAGTTTTCAAGCGTAGATGCTACTGTTGGGGTACGTTTTGTACTTGCTTCAGTTGTAAGAAAATCTACCACTAAAAAAAGTTGGGGTACTAATGATGCTATGAAGAAGAGCTCTCAGGGAGGTATCAATCCTACTGATCCAACACATAATCTGAATATATGGTCTTGTAATTTAGGTAATGGTATATTGGGGTATGCTCAATTTCCTGGCGGAAATCTTGCAACAGACGGAGTTGTAATTTTATACTCTGCTTTTGGAAGAACTGGTACTTTGATCCCTACTTATAACAAAGGAAGAACTGCCACACATGAAGTAGGACATTGGATGAACCTTCGTCATATCTGGGGTGATGCAAGTTGTGGCAACGATCTGGTAGATGATACCCCTGTGGCTGCTACAGCTAATTATGGCTGCCCTTCTTATCCGAAATTAACCACTTGTACAGGTAAAAAAGCTGAAATGACCATGAACTATATGGATTATACTGATGATGCCTGTATGTACATGTTTACCAACGGACAAAAATCAAGAATGCTGGCAATATTTGCAGCCGGTGGACCAAGAGCCGTAATGGGACAATAA
- a CDS encoding ClpP family protease encodes MNIHSKIIRFDEEENPKELPENPMEKMMSGWQFDKKFIEQRKIFLWGVVDDKSCKDITARLLYLEAIDPGKEITFYINSPGGVVTSGMVVYDTMQMISSPISTVCMGMAASMGSILLSGGTKGRRFIFPSGEVMIHQPSGGGQGVSADLEIMAEQILKTKKMLNEILAKNCNQPYETVVKNSDRDFWMDAKESVAFGIVDGVLDKL; translated from the coding sequence ATGAACATACATAGCAAAATCATACGTTTCGACGAAGAGGAAAATCCGAAAGAATTACCGGAAAATCCGATGGAAAAAATGATGAGCGGATGGCAATTCGACAAAAAATTTATTGAACAACGTAAAATATTTTTATGGGGTGTGGTGGATGATAAATCCTGTAAAGACATTACGGCTCGTTTATTATACCTGGAGGCGATCGATCCGGGAAAAGAAATTACTTTTTATATCAATAGTCCGGGTGGTGTAGTAACCAGCGGAATGGTGGTATATGATACTATGCAAATGATATCTAGCCCTATCAGTACAGTATGTATGGGGATGGCAGCCAGTATGGGTAGTATTTTACTAAGTGGTGGTACTAAGGGCAGACGTTTTATTTTTCCTAGTGGAGAAGTGATGATACATCAGCCAAGCGGTGGCGGACAAGGCGTTAGTGCTGATCTGGAAATTATGGCGGAACAAATTTTAAAGACTAAAAAAATGTTGAATGAAATTTTGGCCAAAAATTGCAATCAACCTTATGAAACTGTTGTAAAAAATAGTGACCGTGATTTTTGGATGGATGCAAAAGAAAGTGTTGCCTTTGGAATAGTAGATGGCGTGTTGGATAAATTGTAA
- a CDS encoding ClpP family protease: protein MNFGKEFEKYAVKHRNISSNTLDSYIKHNVTNLTPNIIEERPMNVAVMDVYSRLMMDRIIFMGYPVTDEVANIITAQFLFLESTDRTKDIQMYINSPGGSVYAGLGMYDTMQFVTPDVSTICTGMAASMAAVLMCAGAKGKRTALKHSRIMLHQPSGGAGGQASDIEITVSEIKKLKQELYAVIANHTGQPIDKVATDCSRDYWLTSTEAKEYGLVDEVLTINPRKAKKD from the coding sequence ATGAATTTTGGAAAAGAATTTGAAAAATACGCTGTAAAGCATCGCAATATCAGCAGTAATACATTGGATAGTTATATCAAACACAATGTAACCAACCTGACTCCTAACATTATTGAAGAAAGACCTATGAACGTAGCCGTAATGGACGTGTATAGTCGTTTAATGATGGACAGGATCATTTTTATGGGATATCCTGTAACGGATGAAGTAGCTAATATCATTACAGCACAATTTTTATTTTTAGAAAGTACCGATCGTACAAAAGATATTCAAATGTATATCAATAGCCCAGGAGGCAGTGTGTATGCAGGTTTAGGGATGTATGATACCATGCAATTCGTAACGCCGGATGTATCTACAATTTGTACGGGTATGGCTGCAAGCATGGCCGCTGTGTTAATGTGCGCAGGTGCAAAAGGGAAAAGAACGGCGTTAAAACATAGTCGTATTATGTTGCATCAACCAAGCGGCGGAGCAGGTGGGCAAGCCAGTGATATTGAGATCACTGTTAGTGAAATTAAAAAATTAAAACAGGAATTATATGCGGTGATAGCCAATCATACCGGTCAGCCGATAGATAAAGTGGCAACAGATTGCAGCAGAGATTATTGGCTTACTTCTACCGAGGCTAAAGAATATGGCCTGGTGGATGAAGTGTTGACCATCAATCCCCGGAAAGCTAAAAAAGATTAA
- the tig gene encoding trigger factor, producing MATVARENIGLLNDKIVIKVSKEDYLPTFEKKIKDYTKTANIPGFRKGMVPIGMVKKMYGAAIYTDEVLKTVEKELYTYLDTEKPDIFAQPLALDADIRSMDFNNPSEYEFGFEIGLKPAFELASLSKAKLTLHKVKATDEQVQEEIVRMQIKGGKMTEPETIDNEENVLNVLFTESDKDGNAIEGGIEKENSVILKYFTPAIQKQLMGKKKDDTVVFQLSKSFDADKLEMMLQDLGFAKDNKEAADKFFKLTIVKIGLVEKRELNEEFFNEVFPGASIATEEEFRKKLKEEIEQYWAAQSRNQLQDQIYHFLLDETKMEFPAEFLKRWLQTGNAEQRKTAEEAEAEFPMFSNQLKWTLISDKIIKDNKLEVTADELKESMKAEVMRYFGTMNLGDDISWLDSYIDRMMKDEKQVDASYRRLVTEKLFSWAESQVKPTEKEVTGEELTAMQHNHQH from the coding sequence ATGGCAACAGTAGCAAGAGAGAACATTGGCTTACTAAATGACAAGATCGTTATTAAAGTTAGTAAAGAAGATTATCTACCAACTTTCGAAAAGAAAATAAAAGATTATACAAAAACTGCCAATATTCCCGGTTTTAGAAAAGGAATGGTTCCGATAGGGATGGTTAAAAAAATGTACGGTGCTGCCATCTATACTGATGAAGTTTTAAAAACTGTAGAGAAAGAACTATACACTTACCTGGATACTGAAAAGCCGGATATTTTTGCACAACCCCTTGCATTAGATGCTGATATCCGCAGCATGGACTTTAATAATCCATCTGAATACGAATTTGGTTTTGAGATTGGTTTAAAACCAGCTTTCGAATTAGCTTCTTTAAGCAAAGCAAAATTGACCTTACACAAAGTAAAAGCTACCGACGAACAAGTACAGGAAGAAATTGTGCGTATGCAAATTAAAGGTGGTAAAATGACTGAACCTGAAACCATCGATAATGAAGAAAATGTATTGAATGTTTTATTTACTGAAAGTGATAAAGATGGTAATGCAATAGAAGGCGGTATCGAAAAAGAAAACTCTGTTATCTTAAAATATTTTACTCCGGCTATTCAAAAACAATTGATGGGTAAAAAGAAAGACGATACAGTTGTTTTTCAATTATCTAAAAGTTTTGATGCAGATAAATTAGAAATGATGTTGCAGGATCTTGGTTTTGCAAAAGATAATAAAGAAGCTGCTGATAAATTTTTCAAACTAACAATTGTAAAAATTGGATTGGTTGAAAAAAGAGAATTGAACGAAGAATTCTTCAATGAGGTTTTTCCCGGGGCATCTATCGCAACTGAAGAAGAATTCAGAAAGAAATTAAAAGAAGAAATTGAACAATACTGGGCAGCTCAAAGTCGTAACCAGCTTCAGGATCAGATCTATCACTTTTTGTTGGATGAAACAAAAATGGAATTTCCTGCAGAATTTTTAAAACGTTGGTTACAAACAGGAAATGCTGAACAACGTAAGACTGCTGAAGAAGCAGAAGCAGAATTCCCAATGTTCAGTAATCAATTAAAATGGACATTGATCAGCGATAAAATTATCAAAGACAATAAATTAGAAGTTACAGCCGACGAATTGAAAGAATCTATGAAGGCTGAAGTAATGCGTTATTTTGGTACAATGAATCTGGGAGATGATATCAGCTGGTTAGATAGTTATATCGACAGAATGATGAAAGATGAAAAGCAAGTAGATGCCAGCTATCGTCGTTTAGTTACAGAAAAGCTGTTTAGTTGGGCTGAAAGCCAGGTTAAACCAACGGAAAAAGAAGTAACTGGAGAAGAGTTGACGGCAATGCAACACAATCATCAGCATTAA
- a CDS encoding RelA/SpoT family protein translates to METTAPIAKYNLNDEEEKKEILRQYRGLLRELKPKLKTGDKELLRTAFEMAVEAHKTMRRKSGEPYILHPLAVARICVEEIGLGVRSTICALLHDTVEDTDINLEDVQREFGAEIAKIVDGLTKISSVMDANTSQQAENFKKILLTLTDDPRVILIKLADRLHNMRTMDSMKREKQLKISSETVYVYAPLAHRMGLYAIKTELEDLSMKYLEPDTYKMIAQKLQETRRERTRYINDFIRPIKDKLEKSDIDFEIFGRPKSIHSIWNKMKKKGVSFEEVYDLFAIRIIVNAAPEKEKEDCWKVYSMITDEYNPSPERLRDWLSNPKSNGYEALHTTVMGPQGKWVEIQIRTQRTNDIAEKGLAAHWKYKEGTNDESRFDKWFGQIREALSNNDANSLDFLQDFKTSFLAEEIYVYTPKGDVKMLPVGATALDFAFNVHTAVGSRCIGAKVNHKLVPIGHKLRSGDQIEIITSAKQKPNQEWLNLVVTSKAKQKIKDTLKEEKRKVAEDGRYILQKKLDAIGGMITQHNLEELAVFYKVHSSLDLLYDIAIKKIDLKELKDFTASGDRLFLPKPVKHEVEEKHEHDTGDRAYNKKDAELIIFGESSDKIMYTLANCCKPIPGDDVFGFVTTGEGLKIHRTNCPNAARLMANYGHRVVKTKWAKNKEISFLTGLKIVGLDDVGVIHKITNLISGEMKFNISAMTIEAKEGIFNGNLKIFVHDKEELDALCNRLLSLPGIEKVERYDTE, encoded by the coding sequence ATGGAAACTACAGCCCCAATAGCCAAATATAATCTCAACGATGAGGAAGAAAAAAAGGAAATTCTCCGCCAATACAGGGGTCTGCTCAGAGAATTAAAGCCCAAACTCAAGACTGGCGACAAAGAATTGCTTCGAACAGCCTTTGAAATGGCTGTAGAGGCACATAAAACCATGCGTAGAAAGAGTGGTGAGCCATACATTCTGCATCCTTTGGCAGTTGCCAGGATATGTGTGGAAGAGATCGGACTGGGTGTACGTAGTACTATTTGTGCACTTTTACACGATACCGTGGAAGATACAGATATCAATCTGGAAGATGTTCAGCGGGAATTTGGTGCAGAAATTGCCAAAATCGTAGATGGACTTACCAAAATAAGTTCGGTAATGGATGCCAACACCAGCCAGCAAGCCGAAAATTTTAAAAAGATCTTATTAACGCTTACCGATGACCCCAGGGTAATACTGATCAAACTTGCCGACCGTTTGCACAACATGCGTACGATGGATAGCATGAAAAGAGAGAAACAGTTAAAGATCAGTAGTGAAACTGTTTATGTATATGCTCCATTAGCCCATAGAATGGGGTTATATGCGATCAAGACAGAACTGGAAGATCTGTCGATGAAGTATCTGGAGCCGGATACGTATAAGATGATCGCTCAAAAATTACAAGAGACCAGGAGAGAGCGTACCAGGTATATCAATGATTTTATTCGTCCGATAAAAGATAAATTAGAAAAAAGCGATATCGATTTTGAGATATTCGGCAGACCAAAAAGTATTCACTCCATCTGGAATAAGATGAAAAAGAAAGGAGTGAGTTTTGAAGAAGTGTATGATCTCTTTGCCATCAGGATCATTGTAAATGCAGCTCCGGAAAAAGAAAAAGAAGATTGCTGGAAAGTGTATAGCATGATTACTGATGAATATAACCCTTCTCCGGAAAGATTAAGAGATTGGCTGAGTAATCCAAAAAGCAATGGTTATGAAGCGTTACACACCACCGTTATGGGACCACAAGGTAAGTGGGTAGAGATACAAATACGTACACAGCGTACCAATGATATTGCCGAAAAAGGTCTGGCAGCTCACTGGAAATATAAAGAAGGAACCAATGACGAAAGTAGATTTGACAAATGGTTCGGACAGATCAGAGAAGCATTGAGCAACAACGACGCAAACTCTCTCGACTTCTTACAGGACTTCAAAACTTCTTTTTTAGCAGAGGAAATTTATGTGTACACACCTAAAGGTGATGTAAAAATGTTACCGGTTGGAGCTACTGCATTAGACTTTGCATTTAATGTGCATACAGCAGTGGGCAGCAGATGTATTGGCGCTAAAGTGAATCACAAATTGGTTCCGATAGGACATAAACTACGCAGCGGTGATCAGATAGAAATTATTACCAGCGCCAAACAAAAGCCTAACCAGGAATGGCTGAACCTCGTTGTAACCAGCAAGGCGAAACAAAAAATAAAAGATACCCTAAAAGAAGAGAAAAGAAAAGTGGCAGAAGATGGCAGATATATTTTACAGAAAAAATTAGATGCCATCGGAGGAATGATCACTCAGCATAATCTGGAAGAATTAGCTGTTTTTTATAAAGTACATTCTTCGCTTGATCTGCTATATGATATTGCGATCAAGAAGATCGATCTGAAAGAATTAAAAGACTTTACCGCATCTGGCGACAGATTGTTTTTGCCTAAGCCTGTAAAGCATGAAGTAGAAGAAAAACATGAACATGACACCGGTGATAGAGCATACAATAAAAAGGATGCAGAACTTATCATTTTCGGAGAGAGCAGCGATAAAATTATGTATACGCTTGCCAATTGCTGTAAACCAATTCCGGGTGATGATGTATTTGGTTTTGTTACAACAGGCGAGGGCTTGAAAATTCATCGTACCAATTGCCCTAATGCCGCCAGACTAATGGCTAATTACGGACATCGTGTAGTAAAAACGAAATGGGCTAAAAATAAAGAGATATCTTTCCTCACCGGTTTAAAAATTGTTGGATTAGATGATGTAGGCGTTATTCATAAAATAACCAACCTCATCAGCGGCGAAATGAAATTTAATATTTCAGCAATGACGATTGAAGCGAAGGAAGGTATATTCAATGGCAACCTGAAAATATTTGTGCATGACAAAGAAGAACTAGATGCACTATGCAACCGCTTACTTTCTTTGCCCGGAATTGAAAAAGTGGAGAGATATGATACTGAATAG